tttttaaaaaaactatttttaaaaaatgttcatatttaaataaaactacATCTATCAATGACTTGTTggtttgggctttttttttatacatcggaaaatttagTTTGGGCTTTTTCATCTTATGTAATTAATTAGTTTGTACAAAATGTAATAAAatctaaatattttattttttaataaaccaTGCTCAGCTAATTTTATGCAGAGTTTTTGAAAGTTATTATTTACATTAGGGATAGCACATAGCAATATTTCAACCTGTTTTTCTTTGTTCTACGTGATTTCTTTTATAAATGTGGTACATGCTCACCAATAAGTtcaaaggatttttcatattaccATGATCTTTGCGATTGGATTTTAATATTGTTTATTTAAGTCATCATAATATGACTAAATCTTTTCTCTACCGGTGTTTCCACTAAACTATAAATGAGAGACTAAACGAGAGACTGACCACGAAATGTGATTCATTTTCATTAACGAGAATCGAACTtataattaaaagttaaaaggCGAGGTGTGAGCAACCATCTTGCCACACCTCACCTCGTGTTTAGATAATATTTGTGTATCCGTTGTTTTGTTTACAATTTGCGTATCCTTTTATCATCGATTTGTACTTACTAACaatgaaaggaaaggaaaacaatGAGATTTGTGTATTGtaataacaaaaattaaaaaaacaaactcGAAAATTGTGGCAGCTCAAGCAGTCCACAACACACACTCTTCACATCTCAGGAATCACAAGCTCGAAAATTGAATTGCCTAGAAAGCTAGAACTATCACAACTAGGTACAACAGAAACCTGTAAGATCAAAAAGCATCTAAAGGTACAACATTGAAACCTTAGCATGTGCACCATCAGAGCTCTTTGTTTTCCCTGTTCCCTTGAAGCCGTTTCATCCATTTCTTCTGTGAAGAAGTAATATCAGTAGACTGCAGTGTTGCTGCAACACCTTGTTCAGATTGTTGTGTGACTGGAAGCTCAGCAGGAAGTGCGGCAGAAGCGCTAGTGAAGGCGTTTAGGACCAGGAATGCTAGGATGGGAGAGAGATCCAGTGTTCCTCCAAGAGGGGGGATTAATCCACGGAATAAGTTCAGATATGGGTCACATATGGTGCTGAAAAGAAAcaacaataattttttattcaacAATTGGAGATTGTTAAACGAGCTAAATCAGTGTAATGTATGCTATCTTAAAATATGTAGGCAATGTAGCAGTATAGCACCTTCGGTTCTAGGTTGTGCAAATAACCTTTGAAAGAAATTAgttgagaaaataaaaatgaaaattatatgatagaaagaaaagtactataatgttaaaaaaaataaaagtcatTTCCTATACACTTAAGTTGAGTATCTTTGGATACAAGTTAAGTGAAACACACTTTCATCTCAATCCATAAAAAACAGAGTTTTGTCCACTCTTATTTTGAAGTGTGTGCTAACATCTGTTTGCACCGAATTTAGATTCTCTGCAGTCAGTGACAACTCAAATTTCAAGCTTATCTGAACCATATGATCTTAATAAAACATATGAGCCGTCCAATTTAGATCGAATGGCTCGAATTACTACTTGAATGAGTGAATTTAGGTTTGCCCTGACCGCAGGATCACCATTCGCCAAATCCATTTGCATTGGTGCCAACGGATACCCACACATAGCTAATATGGTACTTTTTAATACGTAATTTTAAGACACTCCCTTAACATCACCCACCCTTCATATAATTTGTGATTACACAATGCACGAGGGACAAAAGTATGAAAACGGAAAAAAGTTATTTAGAcactttttcttcataaaaagTAACTTGACAcacttaattaaaaataaaaaatgaaacagGTAACCAAACGGGCCATTAAGTACATTACAAGTTATGATACTAAACACTACTTTTTTTTCGTAACTAAAGTATCTCATAGCCTGTGGCCACTAATCGCTTGCCCTAGGATGAGTTGAGAATCGAACCTCAACCACTAGCTTAAAGGAGGGAAGGGAATCGAACCCCCAACTACTTTGAAAGagtatattttattaatcaatATTTATATGAAAAAGGGGTCACCTGAGGGGGCCAACGATGGCAGGTGGAGAATTGGGAAACCAGGTCAAAACAAGCCTAACAACGAGCAATGTGTTGTAAATGTTCAAGAAATTCTGGATTCCATTACCCACCACAAGCCCAGCCACCGAATCCCCAGGCAAAACAGCCGCGAAATTGTGACTGCTCAACCACTTCCTACTCCTATAGTTACTGCATCGAATCTGAACCGCAACATTAACATAATCAGCACCACTAAACCACACAcccaattaaaaataataaaaatatgtgaGAATTTTGAATTACCTGGAAGCACAAGCTGTCGAATTCTGAGCGAAGGAAGAGG
This is a stretch of genomic DNA from Lotus japonicus ecotype B-129 chromosome 1, LjGifu_v1.2. It encodes these proteins:
- the LOC130725268 gene encoding LOW QUALITY PROTEIN: ylmG homolog protein 2, chloroplastic (The sequence of the model RefSeq protein was modified relative to this genomic sequence to represent the inferred CDS: deleted 1 base in 1 codon); translation: MATETDPKKVSSHCWRNTQTPFALPILKPPISNLTSFLSPPELHKSFTTATDNCFRFLHSLASQNPFLNKILFLRSEFDSLCFQIRCSNYRSRKWLSSHNFAAVLPGDSVAGLVVGNGIQNFLNIYNTLLVVRLVLTWFPNSPPAIVGPLSTICDPYLNLFRGLIPPLGGTLDLSPILAFLVLNAFTSASAALPAELPVTQQSEQGVAATLQSTDITSSQKKWMKRLQGNRKTKSSDGAHAKVSMLYL